The following is a genomic window from Sinorhizobium fredii NGR234.
CTTGTCGAGCGCGACGACATCCGCCTCGCGGAGGCTCTGCAAAGCTTCGCCCTTGCGGAACAGGATGCCGAGTTCGGCGGCGCGCCCCGTGCCGACCATGATCGAGGTCGGCGTTGCCAAGCCCATGGCGCAGGGGCAGGCGATAATCAGCACGGCGACTGCATTCACCAGCGCGAATGAGAGCGCGGGCGAGGGGCCGAACGCGTACCAGGCAACGAAGGTCAGCACGGCCGCAAGGATTACCGCGGGAACGAACCAGCCCGTCACCTTGTCGACAAGGGCCTGGATCGGCAACTTCGAACCCTGCGCAGCCTCCACCATCTTGATGATCTGAGCGAGCAGGGTGTCGCTGCCGACCTTGGTGGCCTTGAAGGTGAAGGACCCGGTTTTGTTGATGGTTCCGCCGACGACCTCGCTGTCCGCCGCCTTCTGAACGGGGACCGGTTCTCCGGTGATCATCGATTCGTCCACGTAGGAGCTGCCATCGAGGACCGTGCCGTCGACGGGAATTTTTTCGCCAGGCCTGATCCGGATGACGTCGCCGACCACGACATCGCTGATCTGAATCTCGACGAACTCTCCGCCATGCGAGACGAAGGCAGTCTTCGGCTGCAGGCCGATCAGCCGCTTGATCGCCTGGCTGGTCCGGCCCTTCGCACGGGCTTCCAGGTATCGTCCGAGCAGGATCAGGGTGACGATGACCGCTGCTGCCTCGTAGTAAACGTTCGCGGTTCCGGAAGGCAGAATGCCAGGAGCGAAGGTCGCCACGACGGAATAGCCCCAGGCTGCAGTCGTACCGAGGACCACCAGCGAGTTCATGTCGGGCGTCCATCGCAGGAGGTTCGGCACGCCCTTTTTGAAAAAGCGCAGCCCCGGTCCGAACAGGACAACAGTGGCTAACACGAACTGGATATGCAGGTGGTGGCGCATGCCGATGGTTTCCATGAGCAGCTCGTGGACACCCGGCAGGAAGTGAGAACCCATCTCGACCAGGAAAAGCGGGAGCGTCAGCAGGGCCGAGAATATCAGCAGGGTCTTGAGTGTTCGGATTTCCGCGGCGCGGTGGTCTTCAGCGTCCTCCGCTGTCTCGGTGGCGGCCGTCTTGCGGACCGCATATCCGGCCTCTCGAACCGAGGCTTCGAGAGCGGCGACGGCAACCGCACCGGAGACAAGGCGAACGGTGGCCTTCTCCGTTGCAAGATTTACCGATGCATCCGTCACGCCTGGAACGGTCTTCAAGGCCTTTTCGACACGCGAAACGCAGGAGGCGCAGGTCATGCCTTCGATATCGAGTTCCTGGGTTTCGACCTTGGGCTCATAGCCCACCTTCTCTATCGCGCGGAGGACTGCCTGTGTGTCCGGCGCGCCCGCGAACTGAACGGTCGCTCGTTCCGTAGCCAGGTTGACGTTTGCCGAGGCGACGCCGGGCACCGCCGCAATTGCCTTTTCGACGCGCCGCACGCAGGAGGCGCAGGTCATGCCGTCGATGCCAAAGTCGGTGGCAATCGAAAAAGAGGCGGACTTCTCAATCGGAGTTAATGCAGTCATCGGAGCGATCCCAATTGCAACTGCACTATCAGATAATCCTTCCAACAATGGTAAGGTCAAGAGAAGTCGTAAAATATTACGAGCAGCTAGTGGTCATCATCAAAATCTGACGCCTGGTACCGGAGCCGCAGGCCCGCTCAGGGTGGGGAGCGTCCCCCCGACCAACCAAGCTGCCACGGCTGGAACGCGGAGTTTGCGGAAGTTCGAGGCAAATTCGACGAACGGCCGCTGTCGATGCGACGCGGCCGTTCTGGCTGCGGTAATTCGTGCAACGGTTCTAACTCAAGCCGGTAGAAAAGTGAAAAGCCCCAGCATCGGTTTCGATTGCTGGCTGCAGTCGAAGGTGCGAGAATTGCAGCGCATAGCCTGGCGGACTGGCGCTGGAGGGCTTTCATGCCGAAAATTCGGGTGGAGCGGCGGCTCGCTGCAATCTTAGCGGCCGACATTGTGGCCTACTCACGTCTGATCGAGAAGGATGAGGCCCGCACCCTCACCGCAATCAGAGCGATCCGCTCGGAAGTACTGAACCCGCTTATCGGAGACCACAAGGGACGTGTCGTCAAGCTAATGGGCGATGGCGCGATCGTGGAGTTTGGCTCTGTCGTCGATGCCGTGACTTGTGCCGTCGCGGTCCAGGAAGCGGTGGCTACCCATCAGCGGGAGGTCCCGACCGACGGCCGCATCCTGTTTCGCATCGGGATCAATGTCGGCGACGTCGTAGTGGACGACAGCGACCTGCTCGGGGATGGCGTCAACATCGCGTCGCGGCTTGAGGCACTGGCGGAGCCGGGGGGAATTTGCGTCTCCGATGCCGTGCATAAGCAGCTTGCGGGCAAGACCGATTTCGCCTTTGAGGATACGGGCGAGCGCATGCTGAAAAATATCGCGCAGCCGGTTCGCGTGTGGCGCTGGGCCGGGGACCAGGCTCCGACTACCGCGGCTGCTCTGCTGCCGCTGCCAGGCAAGCCCTCCATCGCTGTGCTTCCCTTTGACAATCTGAGCAGCCAACCGGAGAAAACCTATTTCAGCGACGGCATAACCGAGGACATCATTACCGGATTGGCGCGCTTCCGTTCTCTCTTTGTCATCGCGCGCAACTCCTCCTTTGCCTTTCGCGGCAAGCCGATCGACCTTGCTGAGATCGGCCGACGGCTCGGCGTTTCCTATCTGCTGGAGGGCAGCGTACGGCGGTCCGGCGACCGCGTGCGCATCACCGCACAGCTGATTGAAGCGGCGACCGGGGCGCATCTCTGGGCTGAACGCTATGATCGAAGTCTCGACGACATCTTCGCAGTCCAGGAGGAGGTCGCCCAGATGATCGTCGCGGCCCTCTTCGGCCGCATCCAGGAAGCTGACTTCGAACGTTCATCACGCATGCCGACCGCGAGCCTCACCGCATACGACTGTCTGCTGCGCGGCCTCGCTCACTTCAGGGCCTATGCGGAGGACGCGAACCAGCGCGCCTGCGAGTTGTTCGAGAAAGCGGTCGCGCTCGATCCACGTTACGCCTTGGCACATTCGTATCTCGCTTTGGTGCGGATCACGTTCCATGGTTGGGCCACCGCGCCGACTGAGATTCTGGACACCGCATTTGCGGAGGCAAGACGCGCAACCGAACTCGATCCCCAAGAGAGCCGCTGCCATCGAATTCTATCGGAAATTTGCCTCCTCCGCCGTGAGTACGACATGGCCGAAGAACATGCCTGCCAGGCATTTGACCTGAACCCAAACGATGCAGACGCAATGATGGAGAAGGGCCGTGTATTGGCTTTGCGTGGCCGGCCGGAGGAAGCGCTGAATTGCCTGGAGGCGGCCGTCCGCCTGAACCCGCTACACCCCCCCTGGTACAATTCTTCTTTTGGCATTGCACTCTATTCACTTCGACGTTTCGGCGAGGCAGCGCGGGCTCTCAAACGGATACCGGACCCGGGCACATGGTCGCGGGCGCGGGTCGCGGCCTGCTATGCCCAGCTCGGAAAAAGTGCGGAGGCACAGGCAGTGGTAGCGGAGGTCCTGCGACTGCAGCCCGATTTCTCGACGGCCGAATACATGCGCAAAAGCGTGCTCCTTGAACGCGCAGAAGACCGGGAGCTACTTAGCGAAGGGCTCATCAAGGCGGGATTCCCCCCGTGAGTTGGTTCCGTGCTCGAATGACCGCGCAAATGTGCTCGTCAGGACGGCTGGAATGAATGACGGCTCGTCACTCCTGAGCCGCCCTTTGCAACGCTAGGGGCGAACGACGGCATCGGGTCGGAACAGGTAATCCGCATCGGGCACCAACCGTCAGATTTTTACCACGTGGTGAAAGCCTGACGGTTGATACCCGTCGTGGAAGACCGCTCTGGTAGGACTTTCCGTTCGTCTTTCGCAATTAGAACGAGCAAACAGTATACTATGCTGACTTCGATGATTGCGAGGAAACGGCCTGTCGATGGTATGGGGTTGCCTGCTGAACCGATCCCGTACCGGCCTGGGGAGTACTGGGGCGGGTTATGCAAAGAGATGCTGTTTCGGACCGAGGTTCAATCATGATCGACAACCGCCTCACCATCCTGAATCTATACGAGCTGAAGAAGACGCCGGGAGACTTCGAGATTGCGGTAGGCGCGCTGGCAAGGCGGGTCGAAGCCGAAGGTCATCCGGGAGTCCTGTCCTACAGGTTCTTCGTGAACGCCTCGGAGGGGACAGCGCGCGGCGTCATCGACTACAACGATCCTGACGCTGGATCGGGCATCATGACATCGCCATGAGCTGGCCCGAAATGACCGCGTTGCATGCGGCCGCGACATTGGCGGAAATCATCTTTCTCGGCCCGCTGACATCCGAAATCCAGGCCTGGATTGGAAGCTCGGCGCTGACCGCACGAGTTTGTAACGGGAATATATTCGGAGGCGGATTCCAGAGGCTGAGTGGCTGGTCGAACGAATGACTGGATTGGATCACGACTTTCCCCTTCGGACTCTTCGGCGGAAGGGTAGAAAAGGGGTCGTGAGTTGTATTCGCCTCGGGTACCAAGTGTTGGATTTTCACCACTAGGTTTCCATCCTTGTTTTGGAGATAGCACGCGCCGTTTCGACGCCGCGTGCTTGTGTTCGATGACATAAAAGCGCGAGCTGGATCAGGCGACGTGGCTGCAGCAGGATTTCCTGAATGACGCTTTGTATCCCGCGTCTTCGATAGCGACGATGAATGCGTCGGACCCCAGTTGGGAGTCGATGGATGCGGTCTTGGAATCAAGATCGACGGCGACCTTGGCATCCGGATCGACCGTTTTCACGGCCTTCTCGACCGCGCGCGCGCAGTGGCCGCAGGTCATGTCGGACACGTTGAGATGATACATTGAAGTCTCCTATTTGATTTCACTGCTGCAACATGGGGCTTCCAACGATGGCAGGGTCAAGAGGCTTTGCCGAGATTATCGCCGCTCGCAAGAAGAGGACAATTCGATCACTTGCTATGCGTCACAGCCGAGTGCGTCCCTCCGTCGCAACTTTCCGTGACGGGCTTCCAATGAACTTCTCCCTGTGCCAGCATATGCGAATGTTCTACCTTGTCGTGCTCCGGCGTCTCATGCTCGCGCTTGCATTGCTCGGGATCGTTCTCGGTCCCATGAGCGTCAGCACGGCTGTCAGCGCCATGGCGGCTTCGTCGGACATGCAGATGGCAGCCATGCCCGGCATGGACAGTGCCGATGAAATGCCCTGCTGCCCGGAAGAACAACCTCAAAAGAATACCTGCGGAAGCTCATGCCCGCTGGCGCTGATATGCTCCTCGACCATCCTGGTGCATGAACACAGCGCCGATGGCTGGCGCGTCGACCTGGCATCGCTCGGTTTGGCGCATCAGTTCCTCCAGGACAGCCAGCTGCCTTCCGCAATCGTTGAGCCGCCTGCGCGACCTCCCAAAGCCTGATCTCATCCGCTGATTAAGCCGAACGGCTGCTTTCCATACGGCGAGCACCCCACCGATCTTAGTTATTTCATGGACGCGGCCCGAAGTGCCTGTCCAGGGTGAGATTCACATGACCACAAGCTTTATTTCTCCGAGGACGATCCTCGGTTCGGTTGCCATCATTTTGGCTGCAACCACGACATCGTTCGCCGCTGCCACGGACTATGAGTTCCAGCTCGTCCAGCCGGAAGTAGCGCAGGGACCCGAAGCGACCGTTGCCGTTCGCCTGATCGACAAGAGGACGTCAAAGCCCGTGCCAGACGCCGTCATCTTCAGCACACGGCTGGATATGGCTCCGGAAGGCATGGAAGCCATGACGACGTCGGTCGAGGAGATGCCCTCGACGGAGCCCGGCGTCTACTCTTTCAAGACGAACCTGAGCATGGAGGGCGGCTGGCGCTTCAAGCTCGCCGCCAAGGTCCAGGGCGAGACCGACACTGTCCAGGCCGAACTGGTTCTGCAGGCGCAACCGTGAAGACCTTCAAATTTCTGCTGTTCGTCAGCTCCCTCGCCATTGCAGGCGGGGGAGGGTACGTGGCTGGCACTCGCGGCCTTGCCCCGGAACTGAGCCAATTTCTCTCCGAGCGTGCGTTCGGAGAGACGGTCACCGCGCGGCCGGTGCCGACGGGAAGGATTATCTATTATCAACACCCGGACGGGCTGCCGGAGTATTCCGCCAAACCCAAGTCGGCATCGGATGGACGCCCCTTCCGTGCCGTGCGGCAGAGCGAAGACGTGAGTTTCGAACCCATCAAGCCGAGCGCCGTGAAAACAAACGCCGCATCGGCCGGTGGCGGCCGCAAGATACTGTATTACCGCAACCCCATGGGCCTTCCCGACACCTCTAGGGTGCCGAAGAAGGACTCGATGGGCATGGACTATATCCCGGTCTACGAGGGCGACGAGGCGAACAGGTCCGTCGTCAAAGTCTCCCTGGGCAAGTTGCAGCGTACGGGAGTGAAAACCGCCACGGCAGAGCGAACCGTGATTGCACGTGAGGTGCGGGTCCCAGGGACAATCGCCTTCGACGAGCGGTTGACCCGCATCGTCTCGATGCGGGCGGACTCCTTCATCGAAGACGTCGCGAACGTCACTACGGGCGACCTCGTGAAGAAAGGCGACGACCTCTTCCGCTTTTATTCGAAGGATATTGCGAAGGCAGGAGCGGAATACGCAACCGAACTCCGGAGCGGCGGGAAGCCGAATCCAGATGTCGGAGGGGCGCTGCAATTGCGCAATCTCGGAGTGCCGGAAGAAGCGATCAGCTCGATCGCCAAGAGCCGCGCGGTTCCCCGGAGTATCGCCTATCTCTCGCCGAACGACGGTATCGTCCTCGAACGCAGTGCGACGACCGGAATGATGGCGGAGGCAGGCGACGTCCTGTTTCGCATTGCCGACACTTCGCGGATATGGGTGATCGCCGACGTTCCCGAATATGATGTCGCATCGATCCGGAAGGGCGTTCCGGCGACGGTCACGGTTCGGAACCTTCCCGGTAAGACCTTCAAAGGCGTCATCGATCTGATCTACCCGGAAGTCCAGACGCAGACCCGGACCGCAAAGGTCCGGATAGAGCTTCCCAATCCCGACGGGCTGCTGCTCGCCAACATGTATGCCGAGGTCGAGATCGAGTCCGGTGCAGCCGACCCCGTCGTCGCCGTCCCGAACAGCGCCGTCATCGATACGGGCGATCGGCAGATCGTGTTCGTCGACAAGGGGGACGGGCGGTTCGAGCCGAGGGATGTGTCGATCGGCATGCGTGGCGAAGACAAGACGGAGGTTACCAAAGGGGTCGACGTCGGGGAGAAAGTTGTCGTCTCTGCGAACTTCTTGCTCGACGCCGAAAGCAACCTCAACGCGGCGCTGGACGCGCTCGGCAACAGCGAGGCCCAGCCATGATAGCGAATGTCATCGCATGGTCGGCCCGCAATCTCGTGCTGATCGTCGTCGGGGCGGCGCTCGCCGTCGCGGCAGGCGTCTATTCCCTGCGCACGCTTCCCCTCGACGCCATTCCCGACCTCTCGGACGTCCAGGTCATCGTCTTCACCGACTATCCGGGGCAGGCACCGCAGGTCGTCGAGGACCAGGTCACGTATACGCTGACGACGTCGATGCTAACGGTACCGCGATCGCGGGTCGTCCGGGGCTTCTCCTTCTTCGGCGTCTCCTTTGTCTACGTGATCTTCGAAGACGGAACCGATCCCTATTGGGCGCGCAGCCGCGTGCTCGAATATCTGAACGCTGCGTCCAGCCGTCTTCCCGAAGGCGTGTCGCCGAGCCTCGGTCCAGACGCGACCGGGGTCGGCTGGGTCTACCAGTACGCCCTTGTCGCCAAGGAACTCTCGCTCGCCGAACTGCGCTCGCTCCAGGACTGGGTCGTCCGTTTCGCCGCCTCGAAGTCCGAAGGCGTCGCCGAGGTCGCGAGCGTCGGCGGCTTCGTGAAGCAATATTCCGTCGTCGTCGATCCGGCCCGGTTGAAGGCCCAGAACGTCACGCTGAAGCAGATCGCCGACGCCGTTCGAGCAAGCAACCGCGACGTCGGTGGCCGAACCGTCGAAATCTCTGAGTTCGAATTCATGGTCCGGGGCAAGGGCTACCTGCAGGGCGTTAAGGACATCGAGAGGATCGTCATGACGACCGAGAACGGCACGCCGCTGCGCCTCGGCGACGTCGCCCGGGTGGAGATAGTCCCCGACGAACGGCGTGGCATCACCGAGCTGAATGGCGAGGGAGAGGTCGCCAGCGGCATCGTGCTCCAGCGCTTCGGCGCGAACGCGTTGACCGTCATCGACAATGCGAAGAGAAGCCTGGCCGCAATCAAGGACAGCTTGCCTGCCGGGACGGAAATCCTGCCCGTCTATGACCGTTCCGAACTGATCAACGCTGCCATCGAGACGCTGAAGGGAACGCTGGTCGAGGAATCCATTGTCGTCGCCTTGGTGACGATCGCGTTCCTTCTCCATGTCCGCAGTGCCCTGGTGGCGATCATCATGCTGCCGATCGGCATCCTGATTTCCTTCGTCGCCATGCGGTCGCTCGGCATCGGGGCGAACATCATGAGTCTCGGCGGCATCGCCATCGCCATCGGCGCGATGATCGACGCCGCCATCGTGATGATCGAAAACGCCCACAAACATCTCGAACGTGCGCCGCCCGACAAGCCGCGGACGGAGATACTCATCAAGGCCGCGAGCGAGGTCGGGCCTGCGCTCTTCTTCAGCCTGCTGATCATCACGGTGTCGTTCCTGCCGATCTTCACGCTGGAATCCCAGGAAGGCCGGCTGTTCGGGCCGCTCGCCTTCACGAAGACCTTCGCCATGGCGGCGGCCGCCCTCCTTTCGGTGACGCTCGTGCCTGCGCTGATGGTGGTCTTCGTCCGGGGGCGGATCGTTCCGGAGCACAGGAACCCGCTCAACCGTTTCCTGATCTGGATTTATCGCCCGGTCATCTCCGGGGTGCTCCAGGCGAAGACGCTTACCATCCTTCTGGCAATCGTCGCCTTGGCGGTAACCGTCTGGCCCGCCCGTCAG
Proteins encoded in this region:
- a CDS encoding adenylate/guanylate cyclase domain-containing protein; translation: MPKIRVERRLAAILAADIVAYSRLIEKDEARTLTAIRAIRSEVLNPLIGDHKGRVVKLMGDGAIVEFGSVVDAVTCAVAVQEAVATHQREVPTDGRILFRIGINVGDVVVDDSDLLGDGVNIASRLEALAEPGGICVSDAVHKQLAGKTDFAFEDTGERMLKNIAQPVRVWRWAGDQAPTTAAALLPLPGKPSIAVLPFDNLSSQPEKTYFSDGITEDIITGLARFRSLFVIARNSSFAFRGKPIDLAEIGRRLGVSYLLEGSVRRSGDRVRITAQLIEAATGAHLWAERYDRSLDDIFAVQEEVAQMIVAALFGRIQEADFERSSRMPTASLTAYDCLLRGLAHFRAYAEDANQRACELFEKAVALDPRYALAHSYLALVRITFHGWATAPTEILDTAFAEARRATELDPQESRCHRILSEICLLRREYDMAEEHACQAFDLNPNDADAMMEKGRVLALRGRPEEALNCLEAAVRLNPLHPPWYNSSFGIALYSLRRFGEAARALKRIPDPGTWSRARVAACYAQLGKSAEAQAVVAEVLRLQPDFSTAEYMRKSVLLERAEDRELLSEGLIKAGFPP
- a CDS encoding heavy-metal-associated domain-containing protein, translating into MYHLNVSDMTCGHCARAVEKAVKTVDPDAKVAVDLDSKTASIDSQLGSDAFIVAIEDAGYKASFRKSCCSHVA
- a CDS encoding FixH family protein yields the protein MTTSFISPRTILGSVAIILAATTTSFAAATDYEFQLVQPEVAQGPEATVAVRLIDKRTSKPVPDAVIFSTRLDMAPEGMEAMTTSVEEMPSTEPGVYSFKTNLSMEGGWRFKLAAKVQGETDTVQAELVLQAQP
- a CDS encoding efflux RND transporter periplasmic adaptor subunit, which codes for MKTFKFLLFVSSLAIAGGGGYVAGTRGLAPELSQFLSERAFGETVTARPVPTGRIIYYQHPDGLPEYSAKPKSASDGRPFRAVRQSEDVSFEPIKPSAVKTNAASAGGGRKILYYRNPMGLPDTSRVPKKDSMGMDYIPVYEGDEANRSVVKVSLGKLQRTGVKTATAERTVIAREVRVPGTIAFDERLTRIVSMRADSFIEDVANVTTGDLVKKGDDLFRFYSKDIAKAGAEYATELRSGGKPNPDVGGALQLRNLGVPEEAISSIAKSRAVPRSIAYLSPNDGIVLERSATTGMMAEAGDVLFRIADTSRIWVIADVPEYDVASIRKGVPATVTVRNLPGKTFKGVIDLIYPEVQTQTRTAKVRIELPNPDGLLLANMYAEVEIESGAADPVVAVPNSAVIDTGDRQIVFVDKGDGRFEPRDVSIGMRGEDKTEVTKGVDVGEKVVVSANFLLDAESNLNAALDALGNSEAQP
- a CDS encoding efflux RND transporter permease subunit, with product MIANVIAWSARNLVLIVVGAALAVAAGVYSLRTLPLDAIPDLSDVQVIVFTDYPGQAPQVVEDQVTYTLTTSMLTVPRSRVVRGFSFFGVSFVYVIFEDGTDPYWARSRVLEYLNAASSRLPEGVSPSLGPDATGVGWVYQYALVAKELSLAELRSLQDWVVRFAASKSEGVAEVASVGGFVKQYSVVVDPARLKAQNVTLKQIADAVRASNRDVGGRTVEISEFEFMVRGKGYLQGVKDIERIVMTTENGTPLRLGDVARVEIVPDERRGITELNGEGEVASGIVLQRFGANALTVIDNAKRSLAAIKDSLPAGTEILPVYDRSELINAAIETLKGTLVEESIVVALVTIAFLLHVRSALVAIIMLPIGILISFVAMRSLGIGANIMSLGGIAIAIGAMIDAAIVMIENAHKHLERAPPDKPRTEILIKAASEVGPALFFSLLIITVSFLPIFTLESQEGRLFGPLAFTKTFAMAAAALLSVTLVPALMVVFVRGRIVPEHRNPLNRFLIWIYRPVISGVLQAKTLTILLAIVALAVTVWPARQIGSEFMPSLNEGTLMYMPTTLPGLSVTKAAELMQTQDRIIKSFPEVETVFGKAGRALTATDPAPTEMFETIITLKPKSEWRPGVTIDSLKQEMDAALQFPGVSNAWTMPIRARIDMLSTGIRTPVGVKVYGTDLKEMERIARDVETVLKTIPGTSSAYAERVIGGYYLDIVPDRMALGRYGLSVDDVQEVIGTALGSEVVTSTAEGRERYGVAVRYPRAFRSDPQSIARDVQVALPGGGTVPLGEVAEVKLTRGATTIRTENGQLAVYVFVDITGRDLGGYVAEAQHAVASSVKMPAGYSVAWSGQYEYLERAKARLAIVVPLTLALIFLLLYLNFKALTETLIVMLSLPFALVGGIWMMWWLGFNASVAVVVGFIALAGVAAETGVIMLIYLDQAWKERSSACQADNREPTRTDLHQAIMVGAVERVRPKMMTVVAIMAGLVPILWSTGAGSEIMQRIAVPMIGGMISSTILTLAVIPAIYGLVKGWRLQAGGTVGTARIEAEQAALKEAAE